ACCGGCAGGTGACGGCCTCGTCGAACCACACCTTCTCCACGAAGGCCGCGTGCTTGACCAGGCCGAGGAGCGTCGTGCGGGACGCCACCAGGGACCGGCGTGCCTGCTCCTCGGTCAGCCCGTTCAGGCAGTTCGTGAGCATATTGCGGTGGTCATCGAGGAATGCCTCAAACTGGGCACGCGGGGACTGGCGGATGGCGTTCTCGGCGAAAGCGGTGTGGGGCGCAGGCATCCACGCAGTATCGCAAGGCCAGGGCGCAGAGGCAACGGCCGACGTCGGGCGCTCACCCCATGGCGGTCAGGGTGCCGCGCACCTATGGTGGAGCCATGTCTAATTCCTTTGCGTCCTTTGTGGACACCTTCAAGAACGTTGGCGTCACCAAGGCATACGGCGAGCGGGTCACCGTGGGCGGGGAAGAAATCGTCCCCGTGGCGCTGGTGTCCTTCGGATTCGGCGGCGGAGGCGAGGCGGGGGATGGCGCCTCCGGCGGAGGCGGCGGCGGGATGGTGCTGCCTCTGGGCGTGTACGGGAACGCCGGCGGCCGGGCAGAATTCCGGCCCAACACGGTTGTCACGTTGGTCTGCCTGGTTCCGCTGATCGCCGTTCTGGGCGCCGCGGTCCGCGGGGCGATCCGCGCCGCAAGGTCCTAGCCGCCTCGGTGACCGGCCGCTAGGAGCGCCGGTTGCGCGCCTGGCGGGCCAGCCGGACGAATCCGTAGACGAACACGGCCTCGATGAGCACCATCAGCGCCAGCAGCAGCCACTGGTGCTGGGCGATGAAGACGACGGCTCCGGTGATCACCAGCGTGGTTCCAAGCGCCAGCGCGTAGACCGCGAAGCCGAGGGCGACCTTCGCACTGCGCACACCGGTGCTGAACCCAAAGCCCACAGGTTCACCACCCGGGCGTCCGGCCACGCGGTCCGGGCGGGCGGCCTTGACCTTGTCGAATTCCTCCCAGAGGTCCGGGTCCTGGTTGCTCATGGATCCATTATCCCGCGGCGCCGCGGCTCCGCTCCACATCTTCAAGCCATTGGGGGCTGGGTTCAAATAGGGTATGTCGGTCTGTCCCGGTTCGTCCGATAATGGCCACATAAGCTTCGGGGACCCTCGCGCCGAAGATGGCTGGCGGGGCGTCAGAGTCCCAGGTGGCCGTCCCGGAACCCGGCGCAACGGATGGCCACGCGGCCCCAGGCGAAGACGCTGCGGGACCCGCTACCGGGGGAGAGCACCGCCACCAACGCGAAGAGGCACAAAGGAATCATCATGCTCAAGGATTCGACGATCATGGCTGTCCTTCCGGCGAAGGACATCAGCAGGGCGAAGGAATTTTATCGCGACAAGCTGGGGCTCGAATCAACTGAGGCCGTCGAGGAGGACAGCGCGTTGTACAGGTGCGGCAACGGCACCAGCTTCCTCGTTTACCAGACGGATAACGCAGGGTCGGCCAAGAACACCCAGATGGGCTGGGAAACAGACAACCTGGAACGGGAGATGGAAGACCTGCGGGGCCGCGGGGTCGTCTTCGAGGACTACGACATGCCCGGGTTGAAGACGGAGAACGGCGTCGCCACCAACGACTGGGGCAAGTCCGCCTGGTTCCTGGACAGTGAAGGAAACATCCTCGTCCTCACCCAGCGCGGTTAGTCAACACTAAGGACGAACGGGCCGCCCCTGCTGCGAAGGCAGGGCGCGGCCCGTTCGACGAACCCTTCGCTGCGCGGCGATCCTGAAGTAGGTTTACTCCGGGAGGACCTGATGAAATCCAGTGAACTGTTGCTTGATGCCTTTGGCCGGATCCGGGAGACCGTGGAGGCCACACTTGCGGGGCTCGACCGCGCGGCCCTGGCCCGCCGTCCTTCGGGGACCGGGAACTCGATCGCATGGCTGGTCTGGCACCTGAGCCGGGTGGAGGACGCCCAGGTCGCCTCGGCCGCAGGGCTGGACCAGGTGTGGACGTCACAGGGCTTTGCCGGCCGTTTCGGCCTCCCGCTGGCGGAGCGCGATACCGGTTACGGCCACTCCAGCAGTCAGGTGGACAGCGTGCAGGCCCCACCCGAACTGCTGCTGGAGTACTACGACGCCGTTCACCGGCAGACGGTGGCATTCGTGCAGACCCTCACGGACGATGCCCTCGACCGCGTGGTTGACAAGCGCTGGGACCCACCGGTCACCATGGGGGTGCGGCTGGTCAGCACCATCGCCGACTGCCTCCAGCACGTGGGGCAGGCAGCCTATGCGAAGGGGCTCGGACCGCAGGGCAGCGACTAGAGCCGGGCCGCAAGGGCGCGCCCCGCGGTCCGGCCGGTGAAGAGGCACCCGCCCAGGAACGTTCCTTCCAGCGCGTTGTAGCCGTGGGCGCCGCCGCCGCCGAACCCTGCCGCCTCGCCGGCCGCATAGAGGCCCGGGATCCGGGTCCCGTTCTGCGCGAAGGCCTGCCCGGTGAGGTCTGTCTGGATGCCGCCCAGGGTTTTCCGGGTCACAACGTGAAGCCTGACAGCGATCAGCGGGCCCGCCGCCGGGTCAAGGATCCGGTGCGGCTTCACCGTCCGGAACACCCTGTCGCCCAGGAAACGGCGGCTGTTGTGGATGCCGCTCACCTGGACGTCCTTGGAGTAGGGGTTGCGGATCTCGGCGTCGCGTTCCTCAATCTGGCGCCGAAGGTGCTGGTGGTCCAACAGGGGCTCGCCCGTCAGCCGGTTCATCCCGGCCACCAGGTCGGCCAGGTTCTCCGCGACCACAAAGTCTCCTCCGTGCTCCTTGAACGCCTCGATCGGCGCCCCCGCGCCGCGCCCCAGCCGGGACCGGAGCAGCAGCATGAGGTCCCTGTTGGTGATGTCCGGGTTCTGCTCAGAGCCGGAGAGGGCGAACTCCTTCTCGATGATCTTCTGGTTGAGGATGAACCACGAGTGGCTGTGCTGCCGGATGTCCGGGGTGGTGCGCAGCAGTTTCAGGGTGCCGAGGGTGTCGTAACCCGGCAGCCCGGGTGCGGGAAGCCGGCGCCCCAGGGCGTCGAACCACAGGGACGAGGGCCCGGGCAGGATCCGGATGGCGTGGTCCGGCCAGACGGGGTTCCAGTTCTGGATTCCTTCGGTGTAGTGCCACATCCGGTCGCGGTTGACCAGCCGGACGCCGGCATGGTCTGCGATGTCCAGCATCCGCCCGTCGACAGGCTGCGGAACTCCGGTGATCATCTTCTCCGGAGGGGTACCGAGCCGCTGCGGCCACCACGTGCGCACCTGGCCGTGGTTGCCGCCGATCCCTCCGCTGGCGATGATCACGGCCTGCGCGCGCAGTTCGAACTCGCCGACCTTGTTCCGGTTTGAGGCCACCCCGCGGGCCGAGGAATCGGGTGCCAAAAGGGTGCCGCGCACCCCGGTGACCGCACCGCCGTCGAACATCAACGCATCCACCTGATGGCGCAAATGGAACCGGACCTGGCCCGCCGCTGCGGCGGCCCTGGCCTTGTCCGCGAAGGGTTCGGAGATTCCGGTGCCGGTTCCCCACGGGACGTGGAACCTTGGGACGGAGTTGCCGTGGCCGCCGGCCCTGCCGTCACCGCGTTCAGCCCAGCCCACCAGCGGGGTGAATTTGATGCCCTGCTCGCGCAGCCAGGCGTGTTTCTCGCCGGCCGCGAACTCAACGTACGCGCGTCCCCACTGTTGGGCCCATTCATCCTCCGGGTGCGCGCCGTCGAGCCGGTCCCACTGTGCGGAGCCCTGCCAGTCCTGCCACGCCAGCTCGAAGGAGTCCTTCACACGGAGACGGCGCTGCATGGGGGTGTCCACCAGGAATAGGCCGCCGAGGGACCAGAACGCCTGGCCGCCCAGGTTGGCCTCGTTCTCCTGGTCGAGGATGGCCACGCGCTTGCCCGCCCTGACCAGTTCGTTGCTTGCCGCGAGCCCGGCCAGGCCGCCGCCAATGATAATGACGTCTGCGTCCATACCGCCCTGCTCGTGTAGTTGGGGTCTGACAAGTGAGTGCCAGACCCCAACTTACGGCCTGTTTAGCCGGCCGTCGTGGAGGCGTTGGACGGGCGGGTCCATGGCCCCGTGATGGCCAGGGTGAAGCCCGGGGACTGGATGTTGGCGAAGAGCCACTTGCCGTCCTTGCTGAACGCCGGGCCGCAGAATTCCGAGTCGTTGTACTCGTTCCTGGCCAGGGGATAGGACATGCCTTGGTCGGTCACGCCCACCAGGTGCGAGACCCCGTTGCCGTCCTCAGCCAGGATCAGCCCGCCCTGGGGTGCCACGGTGATGTTGTCGGGGCCGTCGAAGGCGCCGTCCTGATCCGGGTTCGGGTTGACGCCGAAGATGGTGCTCAGGGTGATGCTCTCGGTGGCGGGGTCGTAGTGCCAGACCTGGCCGTCGTGCTCGTTGACGGAACCGTCGGAGGTGCGGGCGAAGCTGGAGACGAAGTACGCTCCGCCGTCGCCCCACCACTGGCCCTCAAGCTTGCGGGAGCGGGTGATCTCATCGTTCGTGAACTGCTTGCGGACTGACGTGGTGCGGGCATCACGGTCCGGGACATCCACCCACTCGACTTTGTAGCGGGTGCCCACAGTGGTGGCCTCGGAAAGGTCCTTGATGTGGGTGGACCCGCGGAAGGCCTTCATGGCCTGCAGCCGGCCGGCGACGTCGCCGCCCGCGGACTGTGCCAGGGCCACGAACTTGCCCTTGCCGGGGGTGAAGCCCGCTGGCGGGGTCCACCGCAGGTACAGGCCGTTGGGGTTGCCGGCGTCCTCGGTGAGGTAGATCTGGGTGGTGGCGGGGTCCACGGCGACTGCCTCGTGGGAGTAGCGGCCCAGGAACTTCAGGGGGATGGCGGAAAAGCCGACGTTGGCCTCGCGGCTGGCGGGATCCACCTCAAAGACGTAGCCGTGGTCCTTGGTGTTGGTGCCGGACCCGGCGCGCGCCTCGGTCTCCTCGCAGGTCAGCCAGGTGCCCCAGGGTGAGATGCCGCCGGCGCAGTTGTTGTTGGTGCCGGCCACGGAGGTGTACTGGCTCACCCGGTTGCCGTCGGCGTCCACAAGGATGGTGGAAGTGCCGCCCTTGGCGCCGGGGTCGTAGGTGATGCCCTCGACGACGGGGACGGGGAAGGGTTCGGAGCCGCTGTTTTCATGGTTGACGATCAGCAGCGAGCCGCCGTTGGAACCGTCGAAGACGCCGATGCCGTCTGGATCGGAGGGGTGGGCCCCTTCGGCGGTGGGAGTCTGTCCGGAGCGGGCCAGCAGCTTGTAGGAGAATCCTTCGGGCAGCGCGAGGATTCCCTGAGGGTCCGAAATCAGCGCCCCGTAGCCGAAGGCGTTGCGGGTGGCCGCGTTGGCGGGGCGGGCGAAGGGGGCGAGGCTGCCGGCGCCGGCGAAGGCGAAGCCCAGGGCGGTGGCGCTTGCACCAGCGCCGAGGAAGCTGCGGCGGGACACGGGACTAGGCATGAGGTTCTCCTGGGGGTGAAGGGGCGTGGGGACCACGCCTAGACTGCCCCCCGCGTGTGAACAGAGGGAAACAGGAGAATGAAGGGGAGACCATCCTGTTTGGCGCCGGCGTCACTCACGGATAGGCAAAGCTGGTTAACTGTCAGGGGAGTCGAGAGAAGGAGCCGTATGTCTGGGTTGGCAGCAATACGGAATCTGCGGGTGAGCCTGCCCAGCCAGGAGCTGGCGGACGCGGTGGGGCCGCCCGCCGGCGTGGAACTCTTCCTGTGGGACTTTACCGGTGACGCTCCGGCGGACCAGTTCGATCTGGTGGTGCCGCCGTACATGGGGAAGCCGGACGCACTCGCTGCGCTCGCCGCCGTCGAGGTGGGGCTGGTGCAGAGCCAGTCGATCGGGTACGACGGCGTTGCGAATGTCCTGCCCGCGGGGTGCCGTTTTGCCAATGCTGCGGGAGTGCATGAGACCTCGACGGCGGAACTTGCGGTGGGCATGATGATCGCCAGCCAGCGGGGCTTGCCGGACTTTGCGCGGAACCAGGCAACGGGCATCTGGGACAACGGGATGCGCCCCAGCCTCGCGGACCGGCGCGTGCTCCTGGTGGGCTATGGAGGAGTGGGGAAGGCCATTGAGGCCCGGCTGCTGCCGTTCGAAACTGAGGTGACCCGGCTTGCGAGCCGGGCCCGGGACGATGCCACGGGCCGGATCTACGGGATTGAGTCCCTGCAAGAGCAGCTGCCGCTGCACGACATCGTGGTGGTCAGTGTTCCCTTGGGCGAGCAGACCCGTCACCTGGTTAACGGCGAATTCCTTGCCGCGATGCCGGACGGGGCGCTGCTGGTGAACGTGGCGCGGGGCCCGGTGGCCGACACCGACGCCCTGCTCCGCGAGACTTCCACCGGGCGGCTGCGGGCGGCCCTGGATGTAACGGACCCCGAACCGTTGCCGCAGGACCATCCGTTGTGGACCGTTCCCGGTGTGCTGATCACTCCGCACGTCGGCGGCGCGAGCACAGCCATGCTGTCCCGGATGGCCCGGCTGATCCGCAAGCAGATCGGGTTGCTGCAGGCCGGTGAGGAACCGGTGAACGTGGTGCTGGGCGGCGGCGACGGCCGCTAGCCCGCGAGCGCCGCGGCGGTCAGGTAATCCGGGGCCGGTTCCAGCTTGAAGTAGTCCTCAAGGGTCGGCGCGCCTCCCTGCGCGTGCATCTCGGATGCGATGGTCTTGCCCACATACCGCAGGTGCCAGGGCTCGTACGTGTAGCCGGTGGTGCCTTCGTACCCGGCCGGGTACCGGATGATGAACCCGAACCGCCAGGCGTCCGTGGCCGCGAACTTGCCTGCGGGGGTGCTTTCGAAGCAGGCCTGCAGGGCACAGGCCCCGCTGGCGTTGCCGATGTCCATCGCCAGGCCGGTCTGATGTTCGCTGTAGCCGGGCCTGGCCGAGATGGTGTCTGCGGTGGCCTGTCCGTACTGGGCCACATAGCTGTCGTAGAGGCTGGCCTGCTGGCTGTAGGAACGGTAGCCGCTGACCGGCACAACATTGATGCCCTGGGACTTCCCGGCCTGGGCGAACTGCTTGTACGCGTCCGCCGCCTCCGCCCGGAGCCGCTCTCCCTGGACCCTGACCAGCTTCGACGGCACATATGTCACGGGGTCCAACTGCCGGTGCTTGTTGACCACCACTTGCAGGCTGCCGGCGGAATCGGTGTCGTAGCCTGTTGTCGCCAATGCCTGCGCCGATGGTGCGATCATGCCGAGCGAGAGCAGCAGTCCCGCCACGGCCACGGTCATCTTGCTGATTTTTTTGAGCACAGCCGCCTCCAAGAGTTCTCCGAACGGATGCGGGAACTTTACCTGTCTGCCGCGGCCGGAGTCGAGTGGAATCCGGCGCAGTGAGAGGGGAGCAGAAAGGGGGTGCAGGCTATGGCCCTTTCCGGTGAGGCATGCCTACACTGGCCAGACCTTCGACCGCAGGATGACATCCAGCTGCTCAAGCCACGGGCAGCCCCTGCACCTGGAGGTCCATCGCAACACTTTATGATCCGCCGCGCCCCTACCGGGGCAGCTGCGCTGACAAGAGGAGAGCATGATGACAGGGAACAAAGCCGTTGCCTACAAGGAACCCGGCAAGGTCGAGCTGATCGACATTGACTATCCGACTTTCGAGCTGAAAGACGGTCCGGGCGTCAACCCGGCGAACGTGGGGCGGAGCGTCAACCACGGAGTCATCCTGAAGACCGTGGCCACCAACATCTGCGGATCGGACCAGCACATGGTCCGCGGCCGCACCACGGCGCCGGCCAACCTGGTGCTGGGGCATGAGATCACGGGCGAGGTCGTGGAGGTGGGCCGCGACGTCGAATTCATCAAAGTCGGTGACCTCTGTTCGGTCCCGTTCAACATCGCCTGCGGCCGGTGCCGGAACTGCAAGGAACGCAAGACCGGCATTTGCCTGAACGTGAACCCGGACCGCCCGGGCAGCGCCTACGGCTACGTTGACATGGGCGGCTGGGTAGGCGGCCAGGCCAACTACGTGCTGGTGCCCTACGCCGACTGGAACCTGCTGAAGTTCCCGGACAAGGACCGGGCCATGGAGAAAATCCTGGACCTGGCCATGCTGTCGGACATTTTCCCCACGGGCTTCCACGGCGCGGTGAGCGCAGGGGTGGGCGTCGGGTCCACGGTTTACATTGCCGGCGCAGGTCCTGTTGGCCTCGCAGCGGCGACCAGCGCGCACCTGCTCGGTGCCGCCGTCGTCATTGTGGGGGACCTCAACGAGGAGCGGCTCGCGAGGGCGCGCAGCTTCGGCTGCGAAACGGTGGACCTCACCAAGGGCGGCCCGGCGGAGCAGATCGAACAGATCCTGGGTGTGCCTGAGGTGGACTGCGGTGTGGACGCCGTGGGCTTCGAAGCGCGCGGTCACGGCCATGACGCCAAGGAGGCGCCCGCCACGGTGCTGAACTCGCTGATGGAACTCACCGCGGCCGGCGGGGCCCTGGGCATTCCGGGACTGTACGTCACCGGTGATCCGGGCGGAATCGACGAGGCTGCCAAGAAGGGTTCCCTGAGCCTGAGCCTCGGTACCGGCTGGGCGAAGTCGCTCAGCTTCACGACCGGCCAGTGCCCGGTGATGAAGTACAACCGGCAGTTGATGATGGCCATCCTGAACGACAAGGTGAACATCGCCAAGAACGTCAATGCGAAGGCGATCAGCCTTGAAGACGCACCCAAGGGCTACGCCGAATTCGACGCCGGGGCAGCCACGAAGTACGTCCTGAACCCGAACGGCTACCTCAGCTAAGCCCGATGGGCCGCTGCGTCCGATCATAAAGGCAGCCGTGGGCACCTTCCCTTGCCGAAGGTGCCCGCGGCCTGCTGGTCTTGGCCGGGAAATGGCCGGTGGTTCAGGTCAAAACGGCAACGTCACCAGAGCTATCAGGGCCGGGACGGTAGCGCCCAGGGTGCCCGGAATGCTGTCACCCTTCCTGGGGTAGTGGCCCAGCATATCCGCCAGGAACATGGCCGGAGCGGTCAGCACCATGTTCACGCAGCAGTAGATCACCAGGGTGTAGCCCACCACCAGATAGCCCATGTTCACGGCCACCACCCCGGCCAGCACTCCCAGTCCGATCGCCAGGTTGCGGAACCCGGTGGGAATGGCCCACATCATCACGGCCGGAACGTTTTGCGGCGGGGTGCTCAGGAACTTCTGCGCTCCCGGCCGGTGCATCAGAAAACTCTCGAGCGGGAACACAAGGATATAGATCACCGCGGCAAGGACCGCGAAAACCTGGGATACGGCGTTCATGGAGGAAGAGTACGACGACGGCGGCAGCCGCCTCCATCCCCTGGCAGAGGGCTCCGGGGTGCTTGAGGAACCCCCGGTTTGGGGGATTGCGGCGCCGCCCGCCGCGCGGATACTGGACATATGTGGGAGGAACGCGCTGAGCGCGCCCGGCGTGAGATCGCCGCCCTGGCCGCAGCCGGGACAGGCCTGGGCGAACTTTATGCCGCGGCGCTCGGCCTGGTGCAGCAGCAGGTTCCGTTCGAGCAGGGGTGCTGGGCCGGCGTCGACCCCGGCTCCCTGGTGATGACGTCCGTGGTGAACTGGCGTGATTGGGGCGTGACGGAGGAATACGCGGCCCGGTTCGCCGAGACGGAGTACGCAGGCCAGGAACCCAACCGGTTCGCGGAACTGTCCCGGCGTCCGCGGCCGGTCGCGAGGATTTCCGATGCACCCCACCGCGACGTGATGCGCAGTGTCCGGATAAACGACATCCTGAAACCGCTCGGCCTGGAACATGAACTGCGCGCGGTGTTCCGGGTGGACGAGGCCTGCTGGGGAGTGGGAAGCATTTTCCGGGAACCGGGACGGGATTTTTCGGACCGTGAGGTGGAATTCTTGGCTGCCGTGGCGGCGACGCTCGCGGCGGCCAGCCGGATCGCGGTGCGGACGGCCCATGCCGGGCGGCCAACAGTGGGCGGACCGGTGATCGTGGTCGCCGGGCCGCGGGGCGAACTCCGGGCAGCCACGGCGGCCGCCGTCGCCTGGTTGGCCGAGGTGGAGGACTCCGCCCCGGGCCGTTTCACCATGACCCTGCATTCAGCGGTGGCACAGGCCCATGCTTCGAGCTCGGGCACGGCCAGGGCAAGAATGCGCGATGCCCGGAACAACTGGGTGGTGCTGCAGGCGAGCCGCCTCATCACCGGAGATGACCCGGAACAGATGGTGGTCACCGTTGAACCGGCCACCACCCACGACGTGGCCAGCCTGCTCCTGGCGGCATACGGTGTCACCCCGCGGGAGCAGGAGGTCTGCGTTGAGGTGCTGTCCGGAAAGCCGACTGCGGACATCGCCGCGCGGCTGTACATCTCGCCGCACACGGTCCATGACCACCTTAAATCCGTGTACGCGAAAGTGGGCGTCGGCAGCCGCGGGGAATTGGTGGCCAAGCTGGTGGTGTGAGGACGGGCCCAAGGCCGCGCGGGCCCAACGAGGTTTTCCCGGCCGGGGCTGAAGGGGAGCGTCCGATTCAATGCACCCGCGACGTGGCGGGTGCATTGTGGGTACGGTGTCCTCATGCAGAAGATATCGATTGATGCCCTGGCCCGCCAACAGATCGCGGCCGCCGTGGCGGCCCCGAGCGGACGCGCCGCGGATACGGCCTTTGGCGGGCACGAAAAGCGGCTCCGGCAGACGGTGATGGCGTTTCGCGGCGGCACGCAGCTCAGCGAACACCAGAACCCCGGCGAGGCCACGGTTTACGTGGTCAAAGGATCGGTCACGCTGCGGGCTGGCGGCGAGTCGTGGCAGGGCAAAGCCGGTGACCTGCTGATCGTGCCGGACGGGCTGCACAGCCTGGAAGCGGACGAGGACTCGGCGGTGCTGTTCACCGTGGTCAAGACGGACCGTCCCTGATACCGGCCCAGCGGGCATTTCCGTCGTAGACGAAGCCGCTCGGGCTTGCCGGGCACGAACCCGTTGCAGGCCCGTCCGTTCCCACCACCGGTGTACCCTCATAGCCCGTGAGGTAGACGCCCCACCTCCCGTGGCTGGATCAAACGTTGCTACTCGACTTCCCCGAGCCGGGCGTTATCCCGTATACCCGGTACTCGCTTCCGGGCGGGGAGAGCGGCGGACCAAAGATGCCCTGCCGGAGGCATTGCACCCAGCCAACCTTTGTTCTATAACTGCTATAACAGAGGTGAGGGAGAGGCCATGATCCTCAGCATTGACCTGGCCAGTGAGGTGCCGATCTACCAGCAGCTCCGGGACCAGATTGTCGAGGCGATCGCCGAGGGCGTGCTGACAGCGGGCAGTTCCTTGCCGGCCACGAGGACCCTCGCAGCCGACTTCGGGATCAACTTTCACACCGTGAACAAGGCCTATGACCTTCTGCGGCAGCAGGGTTTGATCCGGCTCAACCGCAAATCAGGTGCGGTGGTGACCGCCGCGGTCACGGATCCGATGGTCCCCTCCGACTGGGCTGCGAAGGTCCGGACTCTGCTGGCCGAGGCTGTTGCCAGGGGAATCCCGCCCGACGAGGTCCTGAGGACCTGCAGTTCCATGCTCGATTCCTTTGGTGCCAAGCAACGGGAGGATACGCCATGATCGCTGCCGCAGTTCTGAGCTTTGTGCTGTTGGGGCTGGTGCTCCTGCTAGGTCTGGTCCTGCCCTCCGTCACCAGTCCAACGGTGCCCTTCGGGGTGCGGGTGCCGGCCCAGCGTGCCGAGGACCCGGCCGTGGTCCGGCAGGTCCGCATCTACAGGTGGAGAGTGCTCGTTTGCGGGCTCGTGGCCGCCTCGGGGGGTGTGGGCTTGTTTGTGGCGACCGGTGCAACGTTGCTGCTGCCGCTGTCGGTGCTGGTTCTGGTTGGTCTCTGGTACGGCTGCTTCTACCTGGCCCATCAGGAGATCCGGGCCGCGAAGGCCGCCGGTGCCTGGTTCGAGGGCCTGCACCAGGGCATTTCGGTGGACACCGGCCTGCGGACCGATCCGCCGCGGTTTCCTTGGCTCTGGCTGGCACCAGCGGTCATCATCACCGCGGCCACGGCCGTGACCGGGGTGCTCCTGTACCCGTCCATGCCGCACGTCCTCGCCGTGCACTATGGCACGAAAGGCCTGCCGGACAGGGAGGTCGCCAAGTCCATCGGTGCGGCCTTCTCACTGGTGTTCGTGCAAGTTGGCCTGACGGCGCTCCTGGCGGGGATGGCGGCGGCAATTATCCGCAGCAGGCCCGACCTGGATCCGGCCCACCCGGCGGGCTCTGCGCGGTGGTCCAGGCACTACATCTCCGTGGGCGCCAAGGCCCTGCTCGGGTTGGTGGCCATGATCGATCTGGGCATGCTCGGATCCTCACTGCTGATGTGGACGGGAACCGTCACGCGGTGGGCGCCACTGGTGGTCGCGCTCCCGGTCCTGGCCGCCGTCGTAATTACTGTGGTGGTCCTGGCCAGGAACAACCGGGAGCGGGGAGCTAACGGGGAGGACACCGGCCTGACGCACCGTGACGATGACAAATATTGGCGCGGCGGCCTGTTCTACATCAACCGTGAGGACCATGCACTGGTTGTCCCGCGCCGGTTCGGTCTGGGGTGGACCCTGAACTGGGGCAACCCCGGGGCGGCCATGCTGATCGCCGGCGTGGTAGCGCTGATCGCCCTGGTGGTCATTTTCCGCTTGGGCGGGTGAGGTGTCAGAGTGCCCGCGCGGCCCCCGTGGCTGCGGCGCCCTGGATGGGATGATCGACCTATGAATGCATCTGACGCAGCCGGTCCGGATCAAGGATTCAACTCGCTGGTCCATCGTTCGCGCCTCCGTTTCCTGGTCATGGTGATTGTGGGCATAGGCACGGCTCTGGCAGTGGGAGCGCTGAAGTCCTGGGCGTACGCGCCGGCGATGGGCTGGGCGGCGGCGTCGCTGACTTATCTCATTTGGGTCTGGGCCGTCGTCGGGCCGCTGGAGGCGGAGGCCACGGCTGCCCACGCGCGGCGCGAAGATCCGGGCCGCGGCGTCTCCGATGCGCTGGTCCTGATCGCCACCGTGGCCAGCTTCGCCGGGGTGGCCCTGATTCTGCTGGACGCTTCCAACGCCCAGGGCGGCACGAAGGCAGCCATCATCTCGATGGCCCTGGGGAGTGTGGCGCTGTCCTGGTTCCTGGTCCACACGCTTTTTGCTCTTCGCTATGCCTCCATTTATTACCAGCACGGGGCAGGTGTGGACTTCAACGAAGGCAAACCCCCGCGCTATCTGGACTTCGCGTACCTGGCCTTCACGGTCGGCATGACCTTCCAGGTGTCGGACACCGATCTGAAGACGGAGGCGATTCGCACCACCGTGCTGCGCCAGGCGCTGCTGTCCTACCTGTTGGGGACCATTGTCCTGGCCACCACCATCAACCTTGTCGCCGGTTTGATCAACTAACATGAGCCTTTGTGGCGATGATCCCCGGGAGTGCGAGTTAAGATAGCCAGACACGGATTGCCTTCTTTTGTTCCTGGCCGCCGGGATGTTGGAGGAGTGGATGAACGGGTCGTCACCGCGGATCCTTGCTGTCGCGAAGGCATCCGCTGCCGCGATGCTCCTTCTTGCCACTGCTGCGTGCACTCCGGCCGGCACCGAGGCGCAGCCAACGCCCGCTCAGCCCCCTTCGAGCCGACCGGCCGCGACCAGGCAGGCGCCCGTAGCAGACAGCAAGAGCGGTCCCACGGTCAGGGTGGTGGTGATCGGAGATTCGCTGAGCACCGGGCTGGGAACCTCACCGAAGCTGGCGTGGCCAAAGCTCCTACAATCAGCGCACCTTTCCAACAAGCGCCCGGTGCAGGTAACAAATGCTGCCGAGAACGGCAGCGGTTACCTGGCTCCCGGCGAGGACGGGGACACCTTCACCATGGAAGTGGAGTCAGCCGTCAGCCCGGACGCTGACGTCGTCGTTTTTTTCGGGTC
The window above is part of the Pseudarthrobacter sp. IC2-21 genome. Proteins encoded here:
- a CDS encoding DUF1304 family protein; translation: MNAVSQVFAVLAAVIYILVFPLESFLMHRPGAQKFLSTPPQNVPAVMMWAIPTGFRNLAIGLGVLAGVVAVNMGYLVVGYTLVIYCCVNMVLTAPAMFLADMLGHYPRKGDSIPGTLGATVPALIALVTLPF
- a CDS encoding helix-turn-helix transcriptional regulator, giving the protein MWEERAERARREIAALAAAGTGLGELYAAALGLVQQQVPFEQGCWAGVDPGSLVMTSVVNWRDWGVTEEYAARFAETEYAGQEPNRFAELSRRPRPVARISDAPHRDVMRSVRINDILKPLGLEHELRAVFRVDEACWGVGSIFREPGRDFSDREVEFLAAVAATLAAASRIAVRTAHAGRPTVGGPVIVVAGPRGELRAATAAAVAWLAEVEDSAPGRFTMTLHSAVAQAHASSSGTARARMRDARNNWVVLQASRLITGDDPEQMVVTVEPATTHDVASLLLAAYGVTPREQEVCVEVLSGKPTADIAARLYISPHTVHDHLKSVYAKVGVGSRGELVAKLVV
- a CDS encoding cupin domain-containing protein; this translates as MQKISIDALARQQIAAAVAAPSGRAADTAFGGHEKRLRQTVMAFRGGTQLSEHQNPGEATVYVVKGSVTLRAGGESWQGKAGDLLIVPDGLHSLEADEDSAVLFTVVKTDRP
- the fdhA gene encoding formaldehyde dehydrogenase, glutathione-independent, which produces MTGNKAVAYKEPGKVELIDIDYPTFELKDGPGVNPANVGRSVNHGVILKTVATNICGSDQHMVRGRTTAPANLVLGHEITGEVVEVGRDVEFIKVGDLCSVPFNIACGRCRNCKERKTGICLNVNPDRPGSAYGYVDMGGWVGGQANYVLVPYADWNLLKFPDKDRAMEKILDLAMLSDIFPTGFHGAVSAGVGVGSTVYIAGAGPVGLAAATSAHLLGAAVVIVGDLNEERLARARSFGCETVDLTKGGPAEQIEQILGVPEVDCGVDAVGFEARGHGHDAKEAPATVLNSLMELTAAGGALGIPGLYVTGDPGGIDEAAKKGSLSLSLGTGWAKSLSFTTGQCPVMKYNRQLMMAILNDKVNIAKNVNAKAISLEDAPKGYAEFDAGAATKYVLNPNGYLS
- a CDS encoding GntR family transcriptional regulator, with the translated sequence MILSIDLASEVPIYQQLRDQIVEAIAEGVLTAGSSLPATRTLAADFGINFHTVNKAYDLLRQQGLIRLNRKSGAVVTAAVTDPMVPSDWAAKVRTLLAEAVARGIPPDEVLRTCSSMLDSFGAKQREDTP
- a CDS encoding DUF1345 domain-containing protein produces the protein MNASDAAGPDQGFNSLVHRSRLRFLVMVIVGIGTALAVGALKSWAYAPAMGWAAASLTYLIWVWAVVGPLEAEATAAHARREDPGRGVSDALVLIATVASFAGVALILLDASNAQGGTKAAIISMALGSVALSWFLVHTLFALRYASIYYQHGAGVDFNEGKPPRYLDFAYLAFTVGMTFQVSDTDLKTEAIRTTVLRQALLSYLLGTIVLATTINLVAGLIN
- a CDS encoding DUF1648 domain-containing protein; its protein translation is MIAAAVLSFVLLGLVLLLGLVLPSVTSPTVPFGVRVPAQRAEDPAVVRQVRIYRWRVLVCGLVAASGGVGLFVATGATLLLPLSVLVLVGLWYGCFYLAHQEIRAAKAAGAWFEGLHQGISVDTGLRTDPPRFPWLWLAPAVIITAATAVTGVLLYPSMPHVLAVHYGTKGLPDREVAKSIGAAFSLVFVQVGLTALLAGMAAAIIRSRPDLDPAHPAGSARWSRHYISVGAKALLGLVAMIDLGMLGSSLLMWTGTVTRWAPLVVALPVLAAVVITVVVLARNNRERGANGEDTGLTHRDDDKYWRGGLFYINREDHALVVPRRFGLGWTLNWGNPGAAMLIAGVVALIALVVIFRLGG